From Aricia agestis chromosome 1, ilAriAges1.1, whole genome shotgun sequence:
atataaatggtttcaatcgattacgggtttttgatccatacatttttgggcattcgcctttcttctactttttattgttggtgtggtttttattattttttcccaaatagtgttatttgggttttcgatgttcattattggtaaaatattggcCATTTTGcaaaagtgcaggtaagatgttgtcaaaactaaatggttaaatagccgaagtgccataataagaaaagaaaaaaagtttGACATCAAGTTTGAAGTTTTTatcgtagtgattatattctctttggttttTATTGTGAtcaaaattgtgatttttggcCGCTCGACTCTTGAGGTTTTCCGCAtagttattacaatataatattatattttccgtTTGCGTCTGCAACATTacaacaaaagtaaaaaaaatcacaagttTTTAACGCATTTACAGAAAAACAGTTATGGGTGTCGACGTAGAAACATTAACACCTGGGAATGGTATTTAACTCATTTTTGTGATTTCAAAGAATATCTTACTCTTTATTCAACTTAATTTTTACCTTCCTAATAGGTACTACATATCCAAAACCAGGTCAAACTGTTGTGGTACATTACACTGGAACATTAACAGATGGAAAGAAATTCGACTCCTCAAGAGATCGTGGTCAGCCCTTCAAATTTACAGTCGGTAAAGGCGATGTTATTAAAGGCTGGGATCAAGGATTAACAAAGGTGGGGTAAAAGCAACACAATAAtgtgtattataattaaaatggtATAGAAgcaataaattaatgtttttacttttagaTGTCAGTAGGAGAGAGAGCAAAATTAACATGCTCACCCGACTTTGCATATGGATCAAGAGGCCACCCTGGTATCATACCCCCCAACGCAACATTAATTTTTGATGTAGAGTTATTGAGTGTTGAATAATCTACttacaaattttatatttattttagcttTAAGATTCTTAATTATTCTTCtgataattttgaaatttactTAACAAAGActctttttaaggttccgtacccaaagggtaaaaacgggaccctattgctgAGACTTTGATTTCTGTCCGTttttctccaggctgtatctcataAACTGCtagctacacttctgaaattcacagattgtgtatttaacaaatactgaaaacaaaataaaattaatatttaaagggggctcccccAAAACCCAATTTCT
This genomic window contains:
- the LOC121739804 gene encoding peptidyl-prolyl cis-trans isomerase Fkbp12-like codes for the protein MGVDVETLTPGNGTTYPKPGQTVVVHYTGTLTDGKKFDSSRDRGQPFKFTVGKGDVIKGWDQGLTKMSVGERAKLTCSPDFAYGSRGHPGIIPPNATLIFDVELLSVE